The DNA sequence ATGTGTCCGTAAGCTGCAGTTTCGCTATAAATTGGATTTCTTAATTTCAAACGTTGTTCGATAAAGTAAGGACGCATATCAAAAATAGCCTCTACTTTTTTAGCGATTTCGCCATTCGTTAAGTTTACTTTAGAAGTTCCGTAAGTATCGATAAAAATACCCATTGGTTGAGCAACACCAATTGCATAAGAAACCTGTACTAAGATTTCATCAGCAACACCTGCAGCAACTAAGTTTTTAGCGATATGACGTGTAGCATAAGCAGCACTTCTGTCTACTTTACTTGGATCTTTTCCGGAGAAAGCACCACCACCGTGAGCTCCTTTTCCACCGTAAGTATCAACGATAATTTTTCTTCCTGTTAAACCAGTATCTCCGTGAGGTCCTCCAATTACGAATTTTCCTGTTGGGTTAATGTGGTATTGGATTTTATCATTGAATAAATGAGCGTGAGCTGGATTTTTTGCAATGATTCTTGGAATCAAAATATCAATAATGTCTTTTTTGATTTTAGCCAACATGGCAGTCTCCTCATCAAAATCATCGTGTTGAGTTGAGATTACAATAGCATCAATACGGGTTGGTTTGTTATCATCACTGTACTCTAAAGTTACTTGTGATTTTGCATCAGGACGTAAATAAGAGATCTCTTTGTTTTCGCGTCTTAAGATGGCTAATTCCTGTAATAATTTGTGAGATAAATCAAGTGCCAAAGGCATGTAATTTTCTGTTTCGTTAGTTGCGTAACCAAACATCATTCCTTGATCCCCAGCGCCTTGCTCTTCTGGCTTAGCTCTGTCAACACCTTGATTGATATCTGCAGATTGTTCGTGAATTGCTGAAAGAATTCCACAAGAATTTGCTTCAAACATATACTCACTCTTAGTATAACCGATTTTGCGGATTACTTCACGAGCGATTTGTTGAACATCAAGATAGGTATTGGATTTTACTTCGCCAGCCAGGATTACCTGACCAGTTGTAACTAAAGTTTCACATGCTACTTTTGAGTTAGCATCAAATGCCAAAAAGTTGTCAATTAATGCATCCGAAATTTGATCTGCAACTTTGTCTGGATGTCCTTCACTAACAGATTCTGACGTAAATAAATAAGCCATAATAATTTATTAATTAGATAATTAAAATTAAGCGAGGTAAAAAAATTGCTAAAAAATGCTAAAGGAGAGTTCCTGCTTTAGCATTTTTTACTACTGAAATCAAAA is a window from the Flavobacterium cupriresistens genome containing:
- the metK gene encoding methionine adenosyltransferase yields the protein MAYLFTSESVSEGHPDKVADQISDALIDNFLAFDANSKVACETLVTTGQVILAGEVKSNTYLDVQQIAREVIRKIGYTKSEYMFEANSCGILSAIHEQSADINQGVDRAKPEEQGAGDQGMMFGYATNETENYMPLALDLSHKLLQELAILRRENKEISYLRPDAKSQVTLEYSDDNKPTRIDAIVISTQHDDFDEETAMLAKIKKDIIDILIPRIIAKNPAHAHLFNDKIQYHINPTGKFVIGGPHGDTGLTGRKIIVDTYGGKGAHGGGAFSGKDPSKVDRSAAYATRHIAKNLVAAGVADEILVQVSYAIGVAQPMGIFIDTYGTSKVNLTNGEIAKKVEAIFDMRPYFIEQRLKLRNPIYSETAAYGHMGRKPETVTKTFSAPGGNEKTVTVELFTWEKLDFVDQVKTAFGL